A window of the Deinococcus gobiensis I-0 genome harbors these coding sequences:
- a CDS encoding glutathionylspermidine synthase family protein produces MRRLTLPPRPDWPRRLEEVGMTWYAPTPEHPVPYWGEEGYYALTRAQVDGLRRDAQLLTDLVLEATGAAIEEGRLAELGIPAFLHGAIRESWDRDDPTLYMRLDLAWDGVGPPRLLEVNAQTPTSLIEASVCQWHWLEDRLRAGQLAAGTEQWNTVHEGLGEQWAHLRAARGVAQAHFSSGRDAEDMATVTYLRDLAQEAGIGGSFLAADEVGTNPAEATLLDTWNLPIRNLMWLWPFEFAWEARDAAFLASTQTRFIEPLWKAVTSSKGLLALLHERHPGHRLLLPATLTPGALGPQVVRKPLYSREGQNVTLPGEPSTPGDYGDLPRVEQRYAELPTFGTSDGPRYPVLGVWVAGSEVCGLGIREGRGRVTDNRATFAPHVVLPDGG; encoded by the coding sequence ATGCGGCGCCTCACCCTGCCCCCCCGTCCCGACTGGCCGCGCCGCCTGGAAGAGGTCGGGATGACGTGGTACGCCCCCACCCCCGAACATCCGGTGCCGTACTGGGGCGAGGAAGGCTACTACGCCCTGACCCGCGCGCAGGTGGACGGCCTGCGCCGCGACGCGCAGCTCCTGACCGACCTCGTGCTGGAGGCGACCGGCGCGGCCATCGAGGAGGGGCGGCTGGCCGAGCTGGGCATCCCGGCCTTCCTGCACGGGGCCATCCGCGAGTCCTGGGACCGCGACGACCCGACGCTGTACATGCGCCTGGACCTCGCCTGGGACGGCGTGGGGCCGCCCAGGTTGCTGGAGGTCAACGCCCAGACGCCCACCAGCCTGATCGAGGCGAGCGTGTGCCAGTGGCACTGGCTCGAAGACCGGCTGCGGGCTGGGCAGCTCGCGGCGGGCACGGAGCAGTGGAACACCGTCCACGAGGGACTGGGCGAGCAGTGGGCGCACCTGCGCGCAGCGCGCGGCGTGGCCCAGGCGCACTTCTCGTCGGGGCGCGACGCCGAGGACATGGCGACCGTCACCTACCTGCGCGATCTGGCGCAGGAGGCCGGAATCGGCGGCTCGTTCCTGGCCGCCGACGAGGTGGGCACGAACCCGGCCGAGGCGACGCTCCTCGATACCTGGAACCTGCCCATCCGGAACCTGATGTGGCTGTGGCCCTTCGAGTTCGCGTGGGAGGCGCGTGACGCGGCCTTTCTGGCAAGTACGCAGACGCGCTTCATCGAGCCGCTGTGGAAGGCCGTTACGTCGAGCAAGGGGCTGCTGGCGCTGCTGCACGAGCGGCATCCGGGTCACCGCCTGCTGCTGCCCGCGACCCTGACGCCGGGCGCGCTGGGGCCACAGGTGGTGCGCAAACCGCTGTACTCGCGCGAGGGCCAGAACGTCACGCTGCCGGGCGAGCCGAGCACGCCGGGCGACTACGGCGACCTGCCCCGGGTCGAGCAGCGTTACGCCGAACTGCCGACCTTTGGCACCAGCGACGGCCCCCGCTACCCGGTGCTGGGCGTGTGGGTGGCCGGGAGTGAGGTCTGTGGCCTGGGCATCCGCGAGGGGCGGGGCCGCGTCACCGACAACCGCGCGACTTTCGCGCCGCATGTCGTACTGCCGGATGGGGGGTAG
- a CDS encoding NUDIX hydrolase: MGRRDLLVAAGILRDRSGRVLLVGNDWQGHGRVRHTLPGGMVEHGETLPEALYREIFEETGLKLTGIRHMAYTVHIEDERRGERAIAVAFEATWEGLLNPADPDGFIVEAKFCTPEEALEKLESPPMREPLSDYLKTGEPGRFYAFKGWDGRGGLRIPALRPQPSP, translated from the coding sequence ATGGGGCGGCGTGACCTGCTCGTCGCCGCCGGCATCCTGCGCGACCGTTCGGGGCGGGTCCTGCTCGTCGGCAACGACTGGCAGGGGCATGGCCGCGTGCGCCACACCCTGCCCGGCGGCATGGTCGAGCACGGCGAGACGCTGCCCGAGGCCCTGTACCGCGAGATCTTCGAGGAGACGGGCCTGAAGCTCACCGGCATCCGGCACATGGCCTACACGGTGCACATCGAGGACGAGCGCCGGGGCGAACGCGCCATCGCCGTGGCCTTCGAGGCGACCTGGGAGGGCCTGCTCAACCCGGCCGACCCCGACGGCTTCATCGTGGAGGCCAAGTTCTGCACGCCCGAGGAGGCGCTCGAAAAGCTCGAATCGCCGCCCATGCGCGAGCCGCTGAGCGACTATCTCAAGACCGGCGAGCCGGGCCGGTTCTACGCCTTCAAGGGATGGGACGGCCGGGGGGGCCTGCGCATTCCGGCGCTCCGGCCCCAGCCCTCGCCCTGA
- the prfA gene encoding peptide chain release factor 1, with protein MSSRLSELRSEFALVERALGDPAALADGREYTRLTRRHRELLPLVTLLREQDTLEADLAGARELLADPDMRELAQGEVRALEARLAELAAELEVLLLPTDPDDAKDVILELRAGAGGAEAGLFVTDLLRMYTRYAEGLNLRLSVLDAAESDLGGASKVVAEVTGEGAYRALKWERGVHRVQRVPATESQGRIHTSTATVAVLPEAEPGEVSLDLSEVRIDVFRSQGAGGQGVNTTDSAVRAVYRAGTPDEIMVVCQDGRSQIKNREKALQVLASRLAERERAAREETERQERASQVGSGDRSEKIRTYNYPQNRVTDHRLEGEHKNHPLDSVVAGALGPVVGALARDERERQLLELAAQEGGQRHGAA; from the coding sequence ATGAGCTCGCGCCTCTCGGAACTGCGCTCGGAATTCGCCCTCGTCGAGCGCGCCCTGGGCGACCCCGCCGCGCTGGCCGACGGCCGCGAATATACCCGCCTGACCCGCCGCCACCGCGAACTGCTGCCGCTGGTCACGCTGCTGCGCGAACAGGACACGCTGGAGGCCGATCTGGCCGGAGCGCGCGAACTGCTGGCCGACCCCGACATGCGCGAGCTGGCGCAGGGCGAGGTGCGCGCCCTGGAGGCGCGGCTGGCCGAGCTGGCCGCCGAGCTGGAGGTGCTGCTGCTGCCCACCGACCCCGACGACGCCAAGGACGTGATCCTGGAACTGCGCGCCGGGGCGGGCGGGGCCGAGGCGGGGCTGTTCGTGACCGACCTGCTGCGCATGTACACCCGCTATGCCGAGGGCCTGAACCTCAGGCTGAGCGTGCTGGACGCCGCCGAGAGCGACCTGGGCGGCGCGAGCAAGGTCGTGGCCGAGGTGACGGGCGAGGGGGCCTACCGCGCGCTGAAGTGGGAACGCGGCGTGCACCGGGTCCAGCGCGTGCCCGCCACCGAGTCGCAGGGCCGCATCCACACGAGCACCGCGACCGTCGCCGTGCTGCCCGAGGCCGAACCCGGCGAGGTGAGCCTGGACCTCTCGGAGGTGCGCATCGACGTGTTCCGCTCGCAGGGCGCGGGCGGGCAGGGCGTGAACACCACCGACTCGGCCGTGCGCGCCGTGTACCGGGCCGGCACCCCCGACGAGATCATGGTGGTGTGCCAGGACGGCCGGTCGCAGATCAAGAACCGCGAGAAGGCCCTGCAGGTCCTGGCCTCGCGGCTGGCCGAGCGCGAACGGGCCGCGCGTGAGGAGACCGAGCGCCAGGAGCGCGCCTCGCAGGTGGGCAGCGGCGACCGCAGCGAGAAGATCCGGACCTACAACTACCCGCAAAACCGCGTGACCGACCACCGCCTGGAGGGCGAGCACAAGAACCATCCCCTCGACAGCGTGGTGGCGGGCGCGCTGGGCCCGGTCGTGGGCGCGCTGGCCCGCGACGAGCGCGAGCGCCAGCTGCTGGAACTGGCCGCGCAGGAGGGGGGCCAGCGGCATGGGGCGGCGTGA
- a CDS encoding homoserine dehydrogenase → MRTVTVGVLGCGTVGQNVLNLIERRRAIFRDLGVEIEVAGVLVRDPDKAREVPAGTRMTTDPAFLQECGVVIEAMGGVERPLALLRPYLRSGRPVITANKALLAECWDELRGHALAGRLYYEASVMAGTPVIGPMSTVLRASTFTRLQAVLNGTCLYILGQMEAGRAYADALAEAQALGYAEDPPTLDVGGFDTAHKLAVLARFCADGDFPYSAVEVRGIEGVTLEDVQAAAAAGERIRLVAELTREDGEWRAAVGPQRLPFDHPLCNAGAGRNAMLYEGEECGTLIFAGGGAGGMVTASAMVGDLLDYLLGFPGHVPLH, encoded by the coding sequence ATGAGAACCGTCACCGTCGGCGTGCTGGGCTGCGGCACCGTGGGCCAGAACGTCCTGAACCTCATCGAGCGCCGCAGGGCCATCTTCCGGGACCTGGGGGTCGAGATCGAGGTGGCGGGCGTCCTCGTGCGCGACCCGGACAAGGCGCGTGAGGTGCCGGCCGGCACCCGCATGACCACCGACCCCGCCTTTTTGCAGGAGTGCGGCGTGGTGATCGAGGCGATGGGCGGCGTCGAGCGCCCGCTGGCGCTGCTGCGGCCCTACCTGCGCTCGGGGCGGCCGGTGATCACCGCCAACAAGGCCCTGCTGGCCGAGTGCTGGGACGAGCTGCGCGGTCACGCCCTGGCCGGGCGGCTGTACTACGAGGCCTCGGTGATGGCCGGCACGCCCGTCATCGGCCCGATGAGCACCGTGCTGCGCGCCAGCACCTTCACGCGCCTCCAAGCCGTCCTGAACGGCACCTGCCTGTATATCCTGGGCCAGATGGAGGCGGGCCGGGCCTACGCCGACGCGCTGGCCGAGGCCCAGGCCCTGGGCTACGCCGAGGACCCGCCCACCCTGGACGTGGGGGGCTTCGACACGGCGCACAAGCTCGCGGTGCTGGCCCGGTTCTGCGCCGACGGCGACTTTCCGTACAGCGCCGTGGAGGTGCGGGGCATCGAGGGGGTCACGCTGGAGGACGTGCAGGCGGCGGCGGCGGCGGGCGAGCGCATCCGGCTGGTGGCCGAACTGACGCGCGAGGACGGCGAGTGGCGCGCGGCGGTCGGGCCCCAGCGCCTGCCCTTCGACCATCCGCTGTGCAATGCGGGCGCGGGCCGCAACGCCATGCTGTACGAGGGCGAGGAGTGCGGCACGCTGATCTTCGCCGGGGGCGGCGCGGGCGGCATGGTCACGGCCTCGGCGATGGTCGGGGACCTGCTCGACTACCTGCTGGGTTTTCCGGGTCACGTCCCGCTGCACTGA
- a CDS encoding aldo/keto reductase gives MTQHPNAAQSGTFQIGGDLTVNRLGFGAMRITGDGVWGDPADPAGALATLRRLPELGVNFIDTADSYGPAVSEELIREALHPYDQVVVATKGGLTRTGPNVWPPCGRPEYLIQQAYISRRRLGVERIDLWQLHRIDPAVPRDEQFGAVRELMDRGVIRHAGLSEVSVEDIEAARQVFPVATVQNLYNLVNRKSEAVLDYCAEQNIGFIPWFPLAAGSLARDGSVLSEVASRLGASPSQVALAWVLRRSPVMLPIPGTGKVKHLEENVAAAGLTLSDEDFAALDRVGQEEWAKQQTPQD, from the coding sequence ATGACCCAGCATCCCAACGCCGCGCAGAGCGGCACCTTTCAGATCGGCGGCGACCTCACGGTCAACCGTCTGGGCTTCGGCGCGATGCGCATCACGGGCGACGGCGTGTGGGGCGACCCCGCCGACCCGGCCGGCGCGCTGGCGACCCTGCGCCGCCTGCCCGAACTGGGCGTGAACTTCATCGACACGGCCGACAGCTACGGCCCGGCCGTCAGCGAGGAACTCATCCGCGAGGCGCTGCACCCCTATGACCAGGTGGTCGTCGCCACCAAGGGCGGCCTGACCCGCACCGGCCCCAACGTGTGGCCCCCCTGCGGCCGGCCCGAGTACCTCATCCAGCAGGCGTATATCTCGCGCCGCCGTCTGGGTGTCGAGCGCATCGACCTGTGGCAGCTGCACCGCATCGACCCGGCCGTGCCGCGCGACGAGCAGTTCGGGGCTGTGCGCGAACTCATGGACCGGGGCGTCATCCGCCACGCGGGCCTGAGCGAGGTGTCGGTCGAGGACATCGAGGCCGCGCGGCAGGTGTTCCCGGTCGCCACCGTCCAGAACCTCTACAACCTCGTGAACCGCAAATCCGAGGCCGTGCTGGACTACTGCGCCGAGCAGAACATCGGCTTCATTCCCTGGTTTCCGCTCGCGGCCGGCAGTCTCGCGCGTGACGGCAGCGTCCTCTCGGAGGTCGCCTCGCGCCTGGGGGCCAGCCCCTCGCAGGTGGCGCTCGCCTGGGTGCTGCGCCGCAGCCCGGTCATGCTGCCCATTCCCGGCACCGGCAAGGTCAAGCACCTCGAAGAGAACGTGGCCGCCGCCGGTCTGACCCTGTCCGACGAGGACTTCGCGGCCCTGGACCGGGTGGGCCAGGAGGAGTGGGCCAAGCAGCAGACCCCGCAGGACTGA
- a CDS encoding class I SAM-dependent methyltransferase produces the protein MTGRRPQKVRFARPPRDAAPEDISPPSDLPYGEVRPALLPPRLKDLNLNVQTKPGVRGFPGVDDAQALLAQTMRKDRVSGDVLDLTAMGGLLAGLPGVTLRAAEGSAAALTVLEAAGLDPWPAAPGDPAPWNERARTVALVLAGDRGNAYAQAQVAWAHACTPPGGTLYLAGDRDKGFDRYVRAAGAAFGTGETVARDGGMRVARLVRRPGPTPPFPDPEGYEAYGVRVVGRPGVFSAARPDKATALLLDTLGEPDWSGKEALDLGCGAGLIGAWAARRGAAVTLVDGDLQSVRSSRDTLAASGLAGEVLHSDVDAALPPERTFDVILTNPPFHVGRGVVLDVAREFIVAAGRRLRPGGALYLVANDPLPYEAPLRALGEVRELARAGGFKVLQATRPS, from the coding sequence GTGACTGGCCGCCGCCCCCAGAAAGTTCGTTTCGCCCGTCCTCCGCGCGACGCCGCGCCGGAGGACATCTCGCCGCCCTCGGACCTGCCCTACGGCGAGGTGCGGCCCGCGCTGCTGCCCCCCCGCCTGAAGGACCTGAACCTGAACGTACAGACCAAGCCCGGCGTGCGCGGGTTTCCAGGGGTGGACGATGCCCAGGCCCTGCTGGCCCAGACGATGCGCAAGGACCGCGTATCGGGCGACGTGCTCGACCTCACGGCGATGGGCGGGCTGCTCGCCGGCCTCCCCGGCGTGACCCTGCGCGCGGCCGAGGGCTCGGCGGCGGCGCTGACCGTGCTCGAAGCCGCCGGCCTGGACCCCTGGCCCGCCGCGCCCGGCGACCCCGCCCCCTGGAACGAGCGCGCCAGGACCGTCGCGCTGGTGCTCGCCGGTGACCGGGGCAACGCCTACGCGCAGGCGCAGGTGGCCTGGGCGCACGCCTGCACGCCGCCCGGCGGCACGCTGTACCTCGCGGGCGACCGGGACAAGGGCTTCGACCGCTACGTGCGCGCGGCGGGCGCGGCCTTCGGGACCGGCGAGACGGTGGCGCGCGACGGCGGTATGCGGGTCGCGCGCCTCGTGCGCCGGCCCGGCCCCACGCCCCCCTTCCCGGACCCCGAGGGCTACGAGGCCTACGGCGTGCGGGTGGTCGGGCGGCCCGGCGTCTTCAGCGCGGCCCGGCCCGACAAGGCGACCGCCCTGCTGCTCGACACCCTGGGCGAGCCGGACTGGTCGGGCAAGGAGGCGCTGGACCTGGGCTGCGGCGCGGGCCTGATCGGCGCGTGGGCCGCCCGGCGCGGCGCGGCCGTGACCCTGGTGGACGGCGACCTCCAGAGCGTGCGCAGCAGCCGCGATACCCTGGCGGCCAGCGGCCTCGCGGGCGAGGTGCTGCACTCGGATGTGGACGCGGCGCTGCCCCCGGAACGCACCTTCGACGTGATTCTCACCAACCCGCCCTTCCACGTCGGGCGCGGCGTGGTGCTCGACGTGGCGCGCGAGTTCATTGTGGCGGCGGGGCGGCGGCTGCGGCCCGGCGGCGCGCTGTACCTCGTCGCCAACGACCCGCTGCCCTATGAGGCTCCCCTGCGCGCGCTCGGCGAGGTGCGCGAACTCGCCCGCGCGGGCGGCTTCAAGGTGCTTCAGGCGACGCGGCCGAGCTGA
- the rpoD gene encoding RNA polymerase sigma factor RpoD, with protein MTNDPKPRTRSKVPATPPAEVAAESKIKTPDKPRTRTQPRVKPALIGAAPATGDVTATPSGADLAPGSVSGVGAASPAPAPAPAKKAAPKKASAASATDPAAEKPEKKAAPKKAAAPKTPKAAAPKAAAGEGPAEAPKARAAKAAPAKAAPAKPSPKGGAPEKPYYQHASIQELLKAGRAAGVLSSEDIAAALGTALEAAGLDPENAEAFEDMQLYLAGQNIEVQDLDEDEDDLEEGAEESEDAVPGTAQNTADDDEEKYFDDMPRAVSNDPVRQYLHEIGRVSLLTLEEEIALARRIEEGEEARKILEEDLDLDDRGRRRLMRQMEDGAAARQGLIEANLRLVVSIAKKYTGRGLGFLDLIQEGNQGLIRAVEKFEYRRRYKFSTYATWWIRQAINRAIADQARTIRIPVHMVETINKLTRTARQLQQELSREATHEEIAEAMGPGWDATKVEEVQKVSQEPVSLETPIGDEKDSFYGDFIPDENLDSPVDNAAKTLLSEELEKALSKLTEREAMVLKFRKGLVDGREHTLEEVGQRFSVTRERIRQIENKALRKLKYHESRTRKLRDFLD; from the coding sequence ATGACGAACGACCCCAAGCCCCGCACCCGCAGCAAAGTGCCCGCCACCCCGCCCGCCGAAGTGGCGGCCGAGAGCAAGATCAAGACCCCCGACAAGCCGCGCACCCGCACGCAGCCGCGCGTCAAGCCCGCCCTCATCGGCGCGGCCCCGGCGACCGGCGACGTGACGGCCACGCCCTCCGGGGCCGACCTCGCCCCCGGCAGCGTGAGCGGTGTGGGCGCGGCCTCGCCTGCGCCGGCCCCCGCTCCTGCCAAGAAGGCGGCCCCCAAGAAGGCGAGCGCGGCCTCTGCCACTGATCCGGCAGCCGAAAAGCCGGAGAAGAAGGCGGCCCCCAAGAAGGCGGCGGCCCCCAAGACCCCCAAGGCCGCCGCGCCCAAAGCGGCGGCGGGCGAGGGCCCGGCCGAAGCGCCCAAGGCCCGCGCCGCCAAGGCCGCGCCGGCCAAAGCCGCGCCCGCCAAGCCCTCCCCCAAGGGCGGCGCACCCGAAAAGCCCTACTACCAGCACGCCAGCATTCAGGAACTCCTGAAGGCGGGGCGCGCGGCGGGCGTGCTCTCCAGTGAGGACATCGCCGCCGCGCTGGGCACCGCCCTCGAAGCGGCCGGCCTCGACCCCGAGAACGCCGAGGCCTTCGAGGACATGCAGCTGTACCTCGCCGGGCAGAACATCGAGGTGCAGGACCTCGACGAGGATGAGGACGACCTCGAAGAGGGGGCCGAGGAGAGCGAGGACGCCGTTCCCGGCACCGCCCAGAACACGGCCGACGACGACGAGGAGAAATACTTCGACGACATGCCGCGCGCCGTGTCCAACGACCCGGTGCGCCAGTACCTCCACGAGATCGGCCGCGTCTCGCTGCTGACCCTCGAAGAGGAAATTGCGCTCGCCCGCCGCATCGAGGAAGGCGAGGAGGCCCGCAAGATCCTCGAGGAAGACCTCGACCTCGACGATCGGGGCCGGCGCCGCCTCATGCGCCAGATGGAAGACGGCGCGGCGGCCCGCCAGGGGCTGATCGAGGCCAACTTGCGTCTCGTGGTGAGCATCGCCAAGAAGTACACCGGGCGCGGCCTGGGCTTCCTCGACCTCATCCAGGAAGGCAACCAGGGCCTGATCCGCGCGGTCGAGAAGTTCGAGTACCGCCGCCGCTACAAGTTCTCGACCTACGCGACGTGGTGGATCCGCCAGGCCATCAACCGCGCGATCGCCGACCAGGCACGCACCATCCGTATTCCGGTACACATGGTCGAGACCATCAACAAGCTGACCCGCACGGCCCGGCAGCTTCAGCAGGAACTCTCGCGCGAGGCGACCCACGAGGAAATCGCCGAGGCGATGGGCCCGGGCTGGGACGCCACCAAGGTCGAGGAAGTCCAGAAGGTCAGCCAGGAGCCGGTGTCGCTCGAAACCCCCATCGGGGACGAGAAGGACAGCTTCTACGGCGACTTCATTCCCGACGAGAACCTCGACTCGCCGGTGGACAACGCCGCCAAGACGCTGCTCTCCGAGGAACTCGAGAAGGCCCTGAGCAAGCTCACCGAGCGCGAGGCGATGGTCCTGAAGTTCCGCAAGGGCCTCGTGGACGGCCGCGAGCACACGCTCGAAGAGGTCGGCCAGCGCTTCAGCGTGACCCGCGAGCGCATCCGCCAGATCGAGAACAAGGCGCTGCGCAAGCTCAAGTACCACGAGAGCCGCACCCGCAAGCTGCGCGACTTCCTGGACTGA
- a CDS encoding DUF4129 domain-containing protein produces the protein MLARPMMPGVTQARPPSLPGSEPPVSRRLRPYGAALVPLALAGLLPWWAVALLCAVSGLGARFQAWQDARFLVSLLIAGAATLPGLAALRGSGNGEALLDLGSRYLILLLALGLSSYGLTALEHGRRRGLAALLCAGLFAPQPLLLPALVGGALLRPGTDDRLGRPRPRPAAERAAGRRGWGLVLAGVAALTLLALALPRSGVPTAAASLTATDRPPTTAPAQPPQEAATPLTGTARRRPAVTSGAGGLPQPPAELLLLAGALTFAALGALVWRRRQGRGARVPPTLTELLMAGGLLLTLALLLVFSLGGTRGAGGEAGAPLSPAPTGGAASSALPLEQVGTSSGVSALLWVLLAIQVLLAAALLWVLWRHRTGREKLAVAGDEAGDPQVPAVPNAVPATHRVRAAYRQAEAGLAAAGQGRAAAEAPGAYAARVGAAFSELAAPLETLTRLYGPVRYGGRLSEAEAEDAEAAAAQIAAWAARRPSSRPSPFSEDLP, from the coding sequence ATGCTGGCCCGCCCTATGATGCCCGGCGTGACCCAGGCGCGGCCTCCCTCTCTGCCCGGATCGGAGCCGCCGGTCAGCCGGCGCCTGCGGCCCTACGGCGCGGCATTGGTGCCACTGGCCCTGGCCGGTCTGCTGCCCTGGTGGGCGGTGGCCCTGCTGTGTGCGGTGTCCGGGCTGGGCGCGCGCTTTCAGGCGTGGCAGGACGCCCGGTTCCTGGTCTCGCTGCTGATCGCCGGGGCCGCCACCCTGCCCGGCCTCGCCGCCCTGCGCGGCAGCGGCAACGGTGAGGCGCTGCTGGACCTCGGGTCGCGCTACCTGATCCTGCTGCTGGCCCTGGGCCTGAGCAGTTACGGCCTCACGGCGCTGGAACACGGGCGGCGGCGGGGGCTGGCCGCGCTGCTGTGCGCAGGATTGTTCGCGCCTCAGCCGCTGCTGCTGCCCGCCCTGGTCGGCGGCGCGCTGCTGCGGCCCGGCACCGACGATCGCCTGGGCCGTCCTCGCCCGCGCCCGGCGGCCGAGCGCGCGGCCGGGCGCCGGGGCTGGGGGCTGGTCCTGGCGGGGGTGGCCGCCCTGACCCTGCTGGCCCTGGCCCTGCCACGCTCCGGGGTGCCCACAGCGGCGGCCAGTCTGACGGCGACTGACCGCCCCCCGACCACGGCGCCTGCCCAGCCCCCGCAGGAGGCGGCCACTCCGCTCACCGGAACGGCGCGGCGGCGCCCGGCCGTCACCTCCGGCGCGGGTGGCCTGCCGCAGCCTCCGGCCGAACTGCTGCTCCTCGCGGGCGCGCTGACCTTCGCCGCACTGGGCGCCCTGGTCTGGCGGCGGCGACAGGGGCGCGGCGCCCGCGTGCCCCCCACCCTCACCGAACTCCTGATGGCGGGCGGGCTGCTGCTCACCCTGGCGCTGCTCCTCGTGTTCTCGCTGGGGGGTACGCGGGGCGCCGGGGGCGAGGCGGGCGCTCCGCTGTCTCCGGCCCCCACCGGAGGCGCGGCCAGCAGCGCTCTGCCCCTGGAGCAGGTGGGCACCTCGTCCGGGGTCTCCGCGCTGCTGTGGGTCCTGCTGGCCATCCAGGTCCTGCTCGCGGCCGCCCTGCTCTGGGTGCTGTGGCGTCACCGCACTGGCCGCGAGAAGCTGGCGGTTGCCGGGGACGAGGCCGGGGACCCGCAGGTGCCCGCTGTACCGAACGCCGTGCCCGCCACCCACCGCGTGCGGGCGGCCTACCGGCAGGCCGAGGCAGGGCTCGCCGCTGCGGGGCAGGGCCGAGCCGCCGCCGAGGCCCCCGGGGCCTACGCCGCGCGGGTGGGCGCCGCCTTTTCCGAGCTGGCCGCGCCGCTGGAGACGCTGACCCGTCTGTACGGCCCGGTGCGCTACGGCGGCCGTCTCAGCGAGGCCGAGGCCGAGGACGCCGAGGCTGCCGCCGCCCAGATCGCTGCCTGGGCGGCCCGCCGACCCTCTTCCCGCCCTTCTCCTTTTTCCGAGGACCTGCCATGA
- a CDS encoding AAA family ATPase yields MTRPDSQTVSGPGPAFAGPITENVARVLVGKEAVTRLTLAGILSGGHVLLEDAPGTGKTMLARALAVSLGLSFTRVQFTPDLLPGDVTGVSVYRPATGTFEFVRGPVFTGVLLADEINRATPRTQSALLEAMGEGQVTESGITHRLPAPFVVIATQNPVEHEGTYRLPEAQLDRFTLRLSVGYPSVEEEVRMLGRLQGEHPIAALRAVSGPAELLAAQAAARGVHVSADLRRYVSSLAARTRAHPQVTLGGGPRASLALQSVAQALAWMDGRAFVTPDDVQLAAPGVLAHRLSLGIEARMGGVGGEQVVREVLAAEPVPVESGAGGAASPVGRS; encoded by the coding sequence ATGACCCGACCTGATTCCCAGACCGTCTCCGGCCCCGGCCCCGCCTTCGCCGGCCCCATCACCGAAAATGTCGCCCGCGTACTGGTGGGCAAGGAGGCCGTGACCCGCCTGACGCTGGCCGGCATCCTGAGTGGCGGCCACGTCCTGCTCGAGGACGCGCCCGGCACCGGCAAGACCATGCTGGCGCGCGCCCTGGCCGTCAGCCTGGGCCTGAGTTTCACCCGCGTGCAGTTCACGCCCGATCTGCTGCCCGGCGACGTGACGGGGGTCAGCGTGTACCGCCCGGCGACCGGGACCTTCGAATTCGTGCGGGGGCCGGTCTTTACGGGCGTGCTGCTGGCCGACGAGATCAACCGCGCCACGCCGCGTACCCAGTCGGCGCTGCTGGAGGCGATGGGCGAGGGCCAGGTCACCGAGTCGGGCATCACGCACCGCCTGCCCGCACCCTTCGTGGTGATCGCCACCCAGAACCCGGTCGAGCACGAGGGCACCTACCGCCTGCCCGAGGCGCAGCTCGACCGCTTCACGCTGCGGCTCTCGGTGGGCTATCCCTCGGTCGAGGAGGAGGTGCGGATGTTGGGGCGCCTGCAGGGCGAGCACCCCATCGCGGCGCTGCGGGCGGTGAGCGGTCCGGCCGAGCTGCTCGCGGCCCAGGCGGCGGCGCGCGGGGTTCACGTCTCGGCCGACCTGCGGCGCTACGTGTCCTCGCTCGCGGCGCGTACCCGTGCCCACCCGCAGGTGACGCTGGGCGGCGGGCCGCGTGCCAGCCTCGCCCTGCAAAGCGTGGCGCAGGCCCTGGCCTGGATGGACGGCCGCGCCTTCGTCACCCCCGACGACGTGCAGCTCGCGGCCCCCGGCGTGCTGGCCCACCGCCTGAGCCTGGGCATCGAGGCCCGCATGGGCGGGGTCGGCGGCGAGCAGGTCGTGCGGGAGGTGCTCGCCGCCGAGCCGGTGCCGGTGGAGTCCGGGGCGGGCGGGGCCGCCTCGCCGGTGGGCCGGTCCTGA